The following coding sequences are from one Candidatus Eremiobacterota bacterium window:
- a CDS encoding tetratricopeptide repeat protein, translating to MEWRRINLVFACVVVAVTAFSFLPVLENGFVWDDFDYVVHNEAVQRLTWQSAADIFNPADSPGSFALSFSKSLYTPLTILSFALEYPFYGENAGGYHAGNLVLHLLNCMLVYWLILILSRKPLVSFIAALFFGIHPLHVESVAWISERKDVLYAFFYLASLIAWLLWRGGGKQAHLFLSLALFLLSLLAKPMALTLPAILFLFDYLQKRKFSASSFREKVPFILMDLIYFAFLVIFHIWPRSAGAGTGLGILQKLQVACSLVVFYLGKFIAPVNLMCVYPYPEGTTFPSLFLHGTLIFLCIASSVALAGRYTGKVPFGFLFFVLTLVPVLQLTPIPPGIAADRYTYIPFIGLLFIVAEGGALLWERSGRPQRTVLVLLLLAAAVASSSATRERCRTWADPVTLFSDLIAKNPGEAVGYLNRSEALIRKGDFDGALDDLNRVIAMGVRSDTAHADRARILFARGACRDALADLDRAVSLSPSSAAHYFNRGVCHEKLGDEDEALADYGRAVALGFGPPAAAFREGLLYGKRKDYRKARESMTEALRRGGSQPLIYLMRGEFCWKGGDTEAAEKDLTMAVGDDPAVAEKARYTLASLYRETGRLEKALACYEEIIRVNPKAYPAYEARALIFAGREDYRSAREELERLRASGGSTADPLLLRIEGAVER from the coding sequence ATGGAATGGAGGAGAATCAACCTCGTCTTCGCCTGCGTGGTAGTCGCAGTCACCGCCTTTTCATTCCTCCCGGTTCTTGAAAACGGCTTTGTATGGGATGATTTTGACTACGTGGTGCACAACGAGGCGGTGCAACGCCTTACCTGGCAGAGTGCCGCCGACATCTTCAATCCTGCTGATTCCCCGGGCTCCTTTGCCCTCTCATTCTCAAAGTCCCTATACACGCCCCTTACTATCCTGTCCTTTGCCCTTGAGTATCCCTTCTACGGGGAAAACGCGGGGGGGTACCATGCAGGCAACCTCGTGCTCCATCTCCTGAACTGCATGCTGGTGTACTGGCTCATTCTCATCCTTTCCCGGAAGCCACTTGTTTCTTTTATCGCGGCCCTTTTCTTCGGCATCCACCCGCTCCATGTGGAGTCAGTGGCATGGATCTCCGAGAGGAAGGATGTGCTTTATGCTTTTTTCTATCTTGCTTCTCTTATCGCCTGGCTCCTCTGGCGGGGCGGGGGGAAGCAGGCGCATCTCTTCCTTTCCCTGGCTCTCTTTCTGCTGTCGCTCCTTGCCAAGCCCATGGCGCTCACCTTACCGGCCATTCTTTTTCTTTTTGACTATCTCCAGAAGCGGAAGTTCTCTGCCTCAAGCTTCCGGGAAAAGGTGCCATTTATCCTCATGGATCTTATCTATTTCGCCTTCCTCGTCATATTTCATATCTGGCCCAGGAGCGCCGGCGCCGGCACCGGGCTCGGCATCCTTCAGAAGCTCCAGGTAGCCTGTTCCCTTGTGGTTTTCTATCTCGGAAAATTCATCGCCCCGGTGAACCTTATGTGCGTCTATCCCTATCCTGAAGGCACCACATTCCCTTCCCTCTTTCTCCACGGGACCCTCATCTTTCTCTGCATCGCCTCTTCGGTGGCGCTGGCAGGGAGGTACACGGGCAAAGTGCCTTTCGGCTTCCTCTTCTTTGTGCTCACCCTGGTGCCGGTTCTCCAACTGACGCCTATCCCGCCCGGCATCGCCGCCGATCGTTACACCTACATTCCCTTCATCGGCCTTCTCTTTATAGTTGCTGAAGGAGGGGCTTTGCTGTGGGAGAGGTCAGGCAGGCCCCAGAGAACGGTCCTGGTGCTCCTGCTGCTCGCAGCGGCCGTCGCCTCTTCGTCAGCGACAAGGGAGCGCTGCCGCACCTGGGCCGACCCTGTAACCCTTTTCAGCGACCTTATCGCCAAGAATCCCGGCGAGGCCGTGGGCTACCTGAACCGCTCCGAGGCCCTCATCAGGAAGGGCGATTTCGACGGGGCACTGGACGATCTCAACAGGGTCATCGCAATGGGTGTCCGGAGCGATACGGCCCATGCAGACAGGGCCAGGATTCTCTTTGCCAGGGGAGCCTGCCGTGACGCCCTGGCGGACCTGGACAGGGCGGTAAGCCTGAGCCCCTCCTCTGCCGCCCATTACTTCAACAGGGGAGTGTGCCATGAAAAGCTTGGCGACGAAGACGAAGCCCTGGCGGACTATGGCCGCGCCGTGGCCCTCGGATTCGGCCCGCCAGCCGCCGCTTTCAGGGAGGGCCTTCTTTACGGGAAAAGAAAGGATTACAGGAAAGCCCGGGAGAGCATGACCGAGGCCCTCAGGAGGGGCGGATCCCAGCCTCTCATTTACCTCATGCGGGGAGAGTTCTGCTGGAAGGGCGGCGATACTGAGGCAGCGGAAAAGGACCTCACGATGGCTGTCGGTGATGACCCTGCCGTTGCCGAAAAAGCTCGCTACACGCTGGCGAGCCTTTACCGTGAAACGGGAAGGCTTGAGAAAGCGCTTGCATGCTATGAAGAGATAATAAGAGTAAATCCGAAGGCTTACCCCGCCTATGAAGCAAGGGCCCTCATATTCGCGGGCCGGGAGGATTACCGGAGCGCCAGGGAGGAGCTGGAGCGCCTCCGCGCCTCGGGGGGATCGACGGCGGATCCCCTTCTTTTGAGGATAGAGGGTGCCGTGGAGCGCTGA
- a CDS encoding DUF4419 domain-containing protein has translation MNPEADIGIMLLEQGFITARQYERARHHAKRSRVSLQEAILEMGLLSTEEIDEAEARSMGLEYLSLEEYQADTALSKVLPRDIADLYNVVPLSLHKGVLKVAMPFPGNPFVIDEIERLTWLAVNPVISAAEEIEKALIKLYGEKSKAPVPPADHARLIWAAPRDSSERNIERREWKDVPSVTFTVADVEMATKPLGERRTIDLLRMQYPDLEACADYFHPVVCSGHVNVLLHAVYLAFVEHRPLVLSPDMIWLSIIQGLSQHVNRDPEAARCHFVKHRGQMELIVRRDDFCMGSLENPWEDVFSEFSRQIRSHLNEEMRDFLVCTFSTTGRMERAAFEVALMDCVQSFFRYTFCCLCGIPSVTLEGTAADWLEIRNRFDTFRRFGLDLWVEKLLPVLDHFVRASQGDVDRGFWRNIYQRHRSESDGYGNAIETFSGWIGSFFPYIEGKKENPLLTWHDPDPSETGITIDSFPLSLSKAPVKCVLSGYTGKMEFLAGMVAIEQHPETWALRPRIGWLVNHVEPAL, from the coding sequence ATGAATCCTGAGGCAGATATCGGCATTATGCTCCTGGAGCAGGGCTTTATCACCGCAAGGCAGTATGAGCGCGCCCGCCACCATGCGAAAAGAAGCCGGGTAAGCCTCCAGGAGGCGATACTTGAGATGGGCCTTCTGTCCACAGAGGAAATCGATGAGGCCGAGGCGCGGAGCATGGGGCTGGAATATCTTTCCCTTGAAGAATATCAGGCCGATACCGCCCTCTCGAAGGTGCTGCCAAGGGACATTGCCGATCTCTATAACGTGGTTCCCCTCTCGCTCCACAAAGGGGTGCTGAAGGTGGCGATGCCCTTCCCCGGCAATCCCTTCGTCATCGATGAAATCGAGCGCCTCACATGGCTTGCCGTGAATCCTGTAATCTCCGCTGCAGAGGAAATTGAGAAGGCACTGATAAAGCTCTACGGGGAAAAAAGCAAGGCTCCCGTTCCCCCCGCCGATCATGCACGCCTCATATGGGCGGCACCCCGGGACTCCAGTGAAAGGAATATCGAGAGAAGGGAGTGGAAGGACGTTCCTTCCGTCACCTTCACCGTGGCCGACGTGGAAATGGCAACGAAGCCGCTGGGAGAACGCCGCACGATCGACCTGCTCAGGATGCAGTATCCGGACCTGGAGGCCTGCGCCGACTATTTCCATCCTGTCGTCTGCTCCGGCCACGTGAACGTCCTTCTCCATGCCGTCTATCTCGCCTTCGTGGAGCACCGCCCCCTTGTGCTCTCACCCGATATGATATGGCTTTCCATAATCCAGGGACTCTCACAGCATGTCAACAGGGATCCTGAAGCGGCGCGGTGCCACTTCGTGAAGCACCGGGGGCAGATGGAACTCATAGTAAGGCGGGATGATTTCTGCATGGGGTCTCTTGAAAACCCATGGGAGGATGTCTTCAGCGAGTTCAGCAGGCAGATACGGAGCCACCTGAACGAGGAGATGAGGGACTTTCTCGTCTGCACTTTCAGCACCACGGGCAGGATGGAGCGCGCGGCCTTTGAGGTCGCCCTGATGGACTGCGTGCAGTCCTTCTTCCGCTACACCTTCTGCTGCCTCTGCGGCATTCCCTCCGTCACCCTCGAGGGCACTGCCGCTGACTGGCTTGAAATAAGGAACAGGTTCGATACCTTCAGGAGATTCGGCCTGGATTTGTGGGTAGAGAAGCTCCTTCCCGTGCTGGATCATTTTGTGAGGGCATCGCAGGGCGATGTAGACCGGGGCTTCTGGAGAAACATCTACCAGCGCCACCGGAGCGAGTCTGACGGCTACGGCAATGCAATCGAGACCTTCAGCGGGTGGATCGGCTCCTTCTTCCCCTATATCGAAGGCAAAAAGGAAAACCCCCTTCTCACATGGCATGATCCTGATCCCTCAGAAACCGGCATCACCATTGATTCTTTCCCCCTTTCCCTTTCAAAGGCCCCGGTGAAGTGTGTCCTCAGCGGTTACACGGGAAAGATGGAGTTTCTCGCGGGGATGGTTGCCATTGAACAGCACCCTGAAACCTGGGCTCTCAGGCCGAGGATTGGATGGCTCGTGAACCACGTTGAGCCTGCACTATAG
- a CDS encoding PAS domain S-box protein — MTRILIAESDASEARSLESLLRAMGYDVALPVFSPGELAAKAAELMPDVILAGIEMSGDLDKAGAALQLAAGYCIPVIFLAASSNGEAFGRVNAEACHGLIEKPFHKEKVSLAIQMALHRKKLEDLSVQQEKRIKEGEARFASYFQLPLLGIAITSPQKGWLEVNDRLCEMLGYSREELCSLTWAELTHPDDLSADVEQFNRLLAGEIDWYSLYKRFIRHDGETVHVDLAVRCVREKDGAVGYFTAILQDITERKIAERALIESEEFLESVVENIPDMLFVKDARELRFVRFNKAGEELLGYERNDLYGKNDYDFFPREEADFFVEKDRAVLAGGQLLDIPEEKIHTRNKGERILHTKKIPIIDKEGRPRFLLGISDDITERKQSEEQIRSSLREKEVLLREIHHRVKNNMQVVSSLLSLQAGNLKDPAVKEVFREAQNRVKTMALVHEKLYKSESLSLVNFSGYLRDFAAFINASYGRSNVTLSVEAESLSFTISTAIPLGLIVHELLSNAMKHAFPGEKKGAVRLALSQSEDGTVTLAVSDNGVGFPCDYDFENPSTLGLQLVSDLASQIQGTFGIYPDAGTKFMVTFKPQKE, encoded by the coding sequence ATGACAAGAATATTGATTGCAGAAAGCGATGCCTCTGAAGCCCGGTCCCTGGAGTCGCTCCTCAGGGCCATGGGATATGACGTTGCTTTGCCGGTCTTTTCACCGGGAGAGCTGGCGGCGAAGGCGGCAGAGCTCATGCCCGACGTGATTCTTGCCGGTATCGAGATGAGCGGTGATCTCGACAAAGCCGGGGCTGCCCTTCAGCTCGCGGCGGGGTATTGCATTCCCGTCATATTTCTTGCCGCTTCCAGCAATGGAGAGGCCTTTGGCAGGGTAAACGCCGAAGCCTGCCACGGGCTCATAGAAAAGCCCTTTCACAAGGAGAAGGTCTCCCTTGCAATCCAGATGGCCCTGCACAGGAAAAAGCTTGAAGATCTCTCTGTACAGCAGGAAAAGAGGATAAAGGAGGGTGAGGCCCGCTTCGCGAGCTACTTCCAGCTTCCTCTTCTCGGCATTGCCATTACGTCGCCGCAAAAAGGCTGGCTCGAAGTGAATGACCGCCTTTGTGAGATGCTGGGCTACTCCAGGGAAGAGCTCTGCAGCCTCACCTGGGCCGAGCTGACGCACCCCGATGATCTCTCTGCTGATGTGGAGCAGTTCAACCGCCTGCTGGCCGGTGAAATTGACTGGTATTCCCTTTACAAGCGCTTTATACGCCATGACGGAGAGACCGTGCATGTGGATCTGGCGGTGCGATGCGTACGGGAGAAGGATGGAGCTGTCGGTTATTTCACCGCCATCCTGCAGGATATTACGGAGCGCAAGATAGCGGAGAGGGCTCTCATTGAGAGCGAGGAGTTTCTGGAGAGCGTCGTTGAAAATATTCCCGACATGCTGTTCGTGAAAGACGCCAGGGAGCTCCGCTTCGTGCGTTTCAACAAGGCGGGCGAGGAGCTTCTCGGCTATGAGAGAAACGATCTTTACGGGAAGAATGACTATGATTTCTTTCCCCGGGAGGAAGCCGATTTCTTCGTGGAAAAGGACAGGGCGGTTCTTGCCGGCGGGCAGCTCCTCGACATTCCCGAGGAAAAGATCCATACACGGAACAAAGGCGAAAGAATTCTCCACACCAAGAAGATCCCCATAATTGATAAGGAAGGCAGGCCCCGGTTTCTGCTGGGCATCTCTGATGACATCACCGAGAGAAAGCAGTCCGAGGAGCAGATAAGGTCATCATTGAGAGAGAAGGAGGTCCTCCTCAGGGAGATCCATCACAGGGTGAAAAACAACATGCAGGTTGTCTCAAGCCTCCTGAGCCTCCAGGCGGGCAATTTGAAGGACCCTGCGGTGAAAGAGGTTTTCAGGGAGGCCCAGAACCGCGTGAAGACCATGGCCCTTGTTCATGAGAAGCTTTACAAGTCAGAGAGCCTCTCGCTGGTGAATTTCAGCGGGTATCTCAGGGACTTTGCGGCTTTTATCAATGCTTCCTACGGGAGAAGCAATGTCACCCTCTCCGTGGAAGCCGAGAGCCTTTCTTTCACCATCAGCACGGCGATACCGCTGGGGCTCATAGTCCATGAGCTTCTCTCCAACGCGATGAAACACGCTTTCCCCGGTGAGAAAAAGGGAGCAGTGCGGCTTGCCCTCTCCCAGTCAGAAGATGGAACGGTGACTCTTGCCGTCAGCGACAACGGTGTAGGATTTCCTTGCGATTATGACTTTGAAAACCCCTCCACGCTGGGCCTGCAGCTCGTATCAGACCTGGCAAGCCAGATTCAGGGAACCTTTGGCATCTACCCGGACGCGGGGACAAAATTCATGGTCACATTCAAGCCCCAGAAGGAGTGA
- a CDS encoding YfcC family protein: protein MKKAFQMPNTLALIFYTVMLMAVCTWIIPGGEYDRIESHGKQVPVAGSFRFIEHVPQSIQIFTAPVKGFADAVSIIAFLLIIGGAFGVIQETGAVAAFIKQTALHLGRNSTLRVLFIPVIMMLFSLGGAIFGMCEETMPFILIIVPLALSLGYDSLVGTAIPFLGAAAGFGGAFFNPFTVGIAQGFAGLPLYSGLPYRIIVWSVTTAVTIAFVMWYAARVHRDPSISPVYDLDQEKREKLHVQQDEGGEVTARHTAILLIFLAGIVLLVVGILKFKWFIEEIAALFFALGIICGYAGGLSSDSIAKSYMAGAKDMINPVLIIACARGILIIALDGKILDTILYYLASFISHFPPLVTAWSMFFVQSIINFFVHSGTGQAALTIPIMAPLSDLVGVTRQTAVLAFQLCELVNPVLPTSAVTMGILGLAGIPWNRWIKWFLPLLALYVLLAMALLVWPVLAQWN, encoded by the coding sequence ATGAAAAAGGCCTTCCAGATGCCCAATACCCTCGCCCTCATCTTTTATACCGTCATGCTCATGGCGGTCTGCACATGGATAATCCCCGGAGGCGAATACGACAGGATCGAGTCGCATGGGAAACAGGTGCCCGTGGCGGGGTCCTTCAGGTTCATCGAGCACGTGCCCCAGAGCATCCAGATCTTCACGGCGCCGGTGAAGGGCTTCGCCGATGCCGTGTCGATTATCGCCTTTCTTCTCATAATCGGGGGAGCTTTCGGCGTGATCCAGGAGACAGGGGCCGTGGCGGCTTTCATAAAGCAGACGGCTCTCCACCTGGGAAGGAACAGCACGCTCAGGGTCCTTTTCATCCCCGTGATAATGATGCTCTTCTCGCTTGGCGGGGCCATTTTCGGCATGTGCGAGGAGACCATGCCCTTCATCCTCATCATCGTGCCCCTGGCTCTCTCCCTGGGGTACGACTCCCTCGTGGGGACGGCCATACCCTTCCTGGGCGCCGCGGCGGGCTTCGGCGGGGCATTTTTCAATCCCTTCACCGTGGGCATTGCCCAGGGCTTTGCAGGGCTCCCCCTTTATTCAGGCCTGCCCTACAGGATTATCGTCTGGTCCGTCACGACGGCAGTCACAATAGCCTTTGTAATGTGGTACGCCGCGAGGGTCCACAGGGACCCGTCGATCTCCCCCGTCTATGACCTGGACCAGGAGAAGAGGGAAAAGCTCCATGTCCAGCAGGACGAGGGGGGAGAGGTGACGGCGCGCCACACGGCCATCCTTCTCATCTTTCTCGCGGGCATTGTGCTCCTTGTCGTAGGCATCCTGAAATTCAAATGGTTCATCGAGGAGATCGCCGCGCTTTTCTTCGCCCTGGGCATCATATGCGGCTATGCGGGTGGCCTCAGCTCCGACAGCATCGCCAAGTCGTACATGGCCGGCGCCAAGGACATGATAAATCCCGTCTTGATCATCGCATGCGCCAGGGGTATCCTGATCATTGCGCTTGATGGAAAGATCCTGGACACCATCCTTTACTACCTGGCATCTTTCATATCCCATTTCCCGCCCCTGGTGACGGCCTGGTCAATGTTCTTCGTGCAGAGCATCATAAATTTCTTTGTCCACTCGGGCACCGGGCAGGCAGCCCTCACCATCCCCATCATGGCGCCCCTGAGCGATCTTGTGGGCGTCACCAGGCAGACGGCCGTGCTGGCCTTCCAGCTCTGCGAGCTTGTGAACCCGGTCCTTCCCACTTCCGCCGTCACCATGGGAATCCTTGGGCTCGCAGGCATCCCATGGAACCGCTGGATCAAGTGGTTCCTCCCCCTCCTGGCCCTCTACGTGCTGCTGGCCATGGCGCTCCTTGTCTGGCCCGTGCTTGCCCAGTGGAACTGA
- a CDS encoding polyhydroxyalkanoic acid system family protein, with product MAGFHVSLNTRLPVAEALGKMHQFLQEMKKEYGDQISRLSEQWDDHSCRFGFHIMGFGISGSIIVGASRVDIKGDLPFAAFLFKDQIEGTIRQKAAELLA from the coding sequence ATGGCAGGATTTCATGTTTCACTGAATACCAGACTCCCTGTAGCTGAGGCACTTGGGAAGATGCATCAGTTCCTCCAGGAGATGAAAAAGGAGTATGGCGACCAGATAAGCAGGCTCTCTGAGCAATGGGATGATCACTCATGCCGGTTCGGCTTTCACATCATGGGCTTCGGCATCTCGGGATCCATTATTGTCGGGGCCTCCCGTGTTGATATCAAAGGAGACCTTCCCTTTGCAGCCTTTCTTTTCAAGGACCAGATAGAGGGCACGATTCGCCAGAAAGCCGCTGAGCTTCTCGCCTGA
- a CDS encoding ATP-binding protein — MGKSNDNPAHEGLQRETGSLEKKIEGLKAELSLMECRLEESEYANIKFLSGTAMEFVDFLEGQSVYRFIGEKLREITGALFAFVSSCDKESGVFSPEVVLGDQEPLRELQAMLGVDLLAMKMPMTEEAVAPLLSCKIVTPPRGIFDLAFERIPREVCRFIEERFSFGNVHVMGFSRKGKVFGSAALILEKGSELRNIELIEAFINQASIVLQRKEAEDALRRSEERFRLIFENALDAIIWMDPATGTIELCNRSAAHLLETGRDSLIGLDFHEIYSPASREEVHEQFRKLAEEGAVIDGDFEVKSSSGKHIPVHVTANMTQVGKKPIVQQIIRDHTERKKAQDEILRLNEELEQRVRERTADLVYANKELEAFNYSVSHDLRTPLSIIEGFSAVILDGPVSDLPDEEQEHIRIINKSAREAQKLIADLLSLSNTGRKIVVKECIELSGIVLSILDDLKSKWSGRTLDISTGPLPSCLADPALLRQVFVNLISNAIKFTAAREKAVIEIGSERQGAENVYFVKDNGIGFAMHDADRIFGVFERLNRPGEYEGSGVGLAIVQRIIERHGGRIWAHAEKDGGAAFYFTLPCKDEPPA; from the coding sequence GTGGGGAAAAGTAATGACAATCCGGCCCATGAGGGTCTGCAGAGGGAAACAGGCTCACTGGAAAAAAAGATAGAAGGCCTCAAGGCAGAGCTCTCCTTGATGGAATGCCGCCTGGAGGAGTCAGAATATGCGAACATCAAGTTTCTCTCCGGGACGGCCATGGAGTTCGTGGATTTTCTTGAAGGGCAGTCCGTGTACCGTTTCATCGGTGAAAAGCTCAGGGAGATCACGGGAGCCCTCTTTGCCTTCGTGAGCTCCTGCGACAAGGAATCGGGAGTCTTCTCCCCTGAAGTGGTGCTGGGCGATCAAGAGCCTTTGAGGGAGCTGCAGGCCATGCTCGGAGTGGACCTCTTGGCCATGAAGATGCCCATGACGGAAGAGGCCGTCGCCCCCCTTCTCTCCTGCAAGATTGTCACCCCTCCCCGGGGCATATTTGACCTGGCCTTCGAGAGGATTCCCCGGGAGGTGTGCCGCTTCATCGAGGAGAGGTTTTCCTTCGGAAACGTCCATGTCATGGGATTTTCCAGGAAAGGGAAGGTATTCGGGAGCGCCGCCCTCATCCTGGAGAAGGGAAGTGAGCTCAGGAACATCGAGCTTATAGAGGCCTTCATCAACCAGGCTTCAATCGTGCTGCAGCGCAAGGAGGCCGAAGACGCGCTGCGCAGAAGCGAGGAGCGCTTCAGGCTAATCTTTGAGAATGCCCTTGATGCCATAATATGGATGGACCCGGCGACCGGCACCATTGAGCTCTGCAACAGGTCCGCGGCGCACCTTCTGGAGACCGGGAGAGACAGCCTGATAGGCCTGGACTTCCATGAGATTTACAGCCCCGCCTCAAGGGAAGAGGTCCATGAGCAATTCAGGAAGCTTGCCGAAGAAGGCGCCGTTATTGACGGCGATTTTGAAGTGAAGTCCTCTTCAGGGAAGCATATCCCGGTTCATGTGACTGCCAACATGACGCAGGTGGGCAAGAAGCCCATAGTGCAGCAGATTATCCGGGATCACACCGAGAGAAAAAAGGCTCAGGACGAGATACTCAGGCTCAATGAGGAGCTTGAGCAGCGCGTCCGCGAGAGAACTGCCGATCTTGTGTATGCCAACAAGGAGCTTGAGGCTTTCAATTATTCCGTTTCCCATGACCTGAGGACTCCCCTTTCCATCATTGAAGGCTTCTCGGCCGTGATATTGGATGGCCCAGTCAGCGATCTTCCCGATGAGGAGCAGGAGCATATCCGGATTATCAATAAGAGTGCACGCGAAGCGCAGAAGCTTATAGCCGATCTCCTCTCACTCTCCAATACCGGCCGTAAGATAGTGGTGAAGGAGTGCATCGAGCTTTCCGGAATTGTGCTCTCTATCCTGGACGATCTCAAAAGCAAATGGAGCGGCCGGACACTAGATATCAGCACAGGCCCCCTTCCTTCCTGCCTCGCAGATCCCGCGCTCCTCAGGCAGGTCTTTGTGAACCTGATATCAAACGCGATCAAATTTACCGCAGCGCGGGAGAAGGCAGTGATTGAAATCGGCTCTGAGAGGCAAGGCGCCGAAAATGTGTATTTTGTGAAGGACAACGGGATAGGCTTTGCCATGCATGACGCAGACCGCATATTCGGAGTCTTTGAGCGCCTTAACCGTCCCGGTGAGTACGAGGGCTCCGGCGTGGGGCTCGCCATCGTGCAGCGCATAATAGAGAGGCACGGCGGCCGCATATGGGCTCATGCGGAAAAGGACGGGGGCGCGGCCTTCTATTTTACGCTTCCCTGCAAGGATGAGCCTCCCGCATAA
- the iadA gene encoding beta-aspartyl-peptidase encodes MLTLIKNGEVYIPESLGKKDIAFAAGKIIHIADLIESGSFPLPVEVIDAAGMLVVPGFIDGHVHITGGGGEGGFKTRTPEIRLSDATTAGVTTVVGCLGTDGIMRSMAVLLAKARALEEEGISTFIYTGSYQVPVRTLTGSIEDDLMIVDKIIGVGEIALSDHRSSQPQVEEIAKIAAAARVAGMLSGKAGIVNIHMGDGKRMLSLLEELVDTTEIPYSQFLPTHIGRNPDLFKAGIGYAKKGGFIDFTTSTTGQFLEEGEVKTSKALRICLDEGVDAGRITFSSDGQGSLPEFDAKGHLKGLTVGTCASLFREVRDAILEEKVAIATALRVVTSTPAALLKLPGKGRIVTGCDADLVLLKGDDLSIDTVIARGKVMVREGAAVCRGVFEPA; translated from the coding sequence ATGCTGACCCTTATAAAAAACGGCGAAGTTTATATACCTGAGAGCCTTGGGAAAAAAGATATCGCCTTTGCCGCCGGAAAAATCATTCATATCGCCGACTTGATTGAAAGCGGCAGCTTTCCCCTTCCCGTGGAAGTGATTGATGCAGCAGGGATGCTTGTCGTTCCGGGCTTCATCGACGGCCACGTTCACATCACGGGAGGCGGCGGGGAAGGCGGGTTCAAAACCAGGACACCGGAGATAAGGCTCTCTGACGCCACCACTGCTGGTGTCACTACCGTGGTGGGCTGCCTGGGCACCGACGGCATCATGCGCTCCATGGCAGTGCTCCTCGCCAAGGCGAGGGCCCTCGAGGAAGAGGGGATAAGCACATTCATCTACACGGGCTCATACCAGGTCCCTGTGCGGACCCTCACGGGAAGCATAGAAGATGATCTGATGATTGTGGACAAGATAATAGGGGTGGGCGAGATTGCCCTCTCCGATCACCGCTCCTCGCAGCCGCAGGTGGAAGAAATAGCGAAGATTGCCGCGGCAGCCCGCGTGGCAGGAATGCTTTCAGGGAAGGCGGGGATAGTGAACATCCACATGGGTGACGGGAAAAGAATGCTCTCCTTGCTGGAGGAGCTGGTGGACACCACCGAGATCCCCTATTCACAGTTCCTGCCTACCCATATCGGGAGAAATCCCGATCTCTTCAAGGCCGGCATCGGGTATGCGAAAAAGGGAGGCTTTATTGATTTCACCACCAGCACCACCGGGCAGTTCCTCGAGGAGGGCGAGGTGAAGACGTCGAAGGCTCTCAGGATATGCCTTGACGAGGGCGTGGACGCCGGCCGCATCACTTTCAGCTCTGACGGGCAGGGGAGCCTTCCGGAGTTTGATGCGAAGGGGCACCTGAAAGGCCTCACCGTGGGCACCTGTGCCTCTCTTTTCAGGGAAGTGAGGGACGCCATCCTGGAAGAGAAAGTCGCTATTGCCACGGCTCTCAGGGTGGTCACTTCAACACCTGCGGCCCTTCTGAAGCTCCCCGGCAAGGGGCGCATCGTGACAGGCTGCGATGCCGACCTGGTTCTGCTGAAGGGCGATGACCTCTCCATTGACACGGTAATCGCCAGGGGGAAAGTCATGGTGAGGGAAGGCGCCGCGGTGTGCAGGGGCGTCTTTGAGCCGGCATGA